A region from the Desulfurobacterium pacificum genome encodes:
- a CDS encoding nucleotide sugar dehydrogenase codes for MSLQLEKKNKICIVGLGYVGLPLAVLLDTKFNIIGYDINSERVKELKKSFDRTGEIDSEKLKNCSVEFTDNPEKISEAKVIIITVPTPIDEHKIPDLRPVKAATSTVGKYMQKGSIVVYESTVYPGVTEEECVPILEKESGLKWKKDFHVGYSPERVNPGDKEHTIDKIVKVVAGDTPKITEFLAQLYGSVITAGVHKAPDIKTAEAAKVIENTQRDLNIALMNELSIIFNKMGIDTKAVLEAAGTKWNFLKFEPGLVGGHCIGVDPYYLTFKAQAIGYHPEVILAGRRINDYMGKFVAENTVKKLIKAGKAVKGSKVLILGITFKENISDIRNSKVIDIYNELREYGVEVYVYDPHAYPEEVKEEYGIGLVEDVNKYKPYDAVIVAVKHKQFIERFDLEEYKSLMENGDRPVLIDVKGVYDREEAITKDFLYWRL; via the coding sequence ATGAGTTTGCAATTAGAGAAAAAAAATAAAATTTGTATTGTTGGACTGGGGTATGTAGGACTACCATTAGCAGTTCTTCTAGATACCAAATTCAATATCATTGGATATGATATAAACTCTGAAAGAGTTAAAGAATTGAAGAAAAGTTTTGATAGAACCGGAGAAATTGATTCTGAAAAGTTAAAAAATTGCTCAGTGGAATTTACTGATAATCCAGAAAAAATTTCGGAAGCTAAAGTAATCATTATAACGGTTCCAACACCGATAGATGAACATAAAATTCCTGATTTAAGACCTGTTAAAGCTGCTACAAGTACAGTAGGAAAGTATATGCAAAAGGGCAGTATTGTTGTCTATGAGTCTACTGTTTATCCTGGAGTTACAGAGGAAGAATGTGTGCCTATTCTTGAGAAAGAGAGTGGTTTAAAGTGGAAAAAAGACTTTCATGTAGGATATTCTCCTGAAAGGGTTAACCCTGGTGATAAGGAGCACACAATAGATAAAATCGTAAAAGTTGTAGCAGGTGACACTCCTAAAATAACAGAGTTTCTGGCACAGCTCTACGGTTCGGTGATAACGGCCGGAGTTCATAAAGCCCCCGATATTAAGACTGCTGAGGCTGCAAAGGTTATAGAAAATACACAGAGGGATTTGAATATTGCTTTGATGAATGAACTATCAATAATCTTTAATAAAATGGGAATAGACACGAAAGCAGTTCTTGAAGCTGCTGGAACAAAGTGGAACTTCTTAAAGTTTGAGCCAGGACTTGTAGGAGGACATTGTATAGGTGTTGATCCATACTATTTAACATTTAAAGCACAAGCAATAGGATATCATCCTGAGGTTATCTTAGCGGGAAGAAGAATAAATGATTATATGGGTAAGTTTGTTGCTGAAAATACTGTTAAAAAGCTTATAAAAGCTGGGAAAGCTGTAAAGGGAAGTAAAGTCCTTATTCTTGGAATTACCTTTAAGGAGAATATTTCGGATATAAGGAATTCGAAAGTGATAGATATTTATAATGAGTTACGGGAATATGGGGTAGAAGTTTATGTTTATGATCCTCATGCGTATCCTGAGGAAGTGAAGGAAGAATACGGTATAGGACTTGTAGAGGATGTGAATAAATATAAACCATATGATGCTGTAATTGTAGCAGTGAAGCATAAGCAGTTTATAGAGAGATTTGACTTAGAAGAATATAAAAGTTTGATGGAAAATGGAGATCGTCCTGTACTAATAGATGTTAAAGGGGTGTATGATAGAGAGGAAGCTATAACAAAAGATTTTCTATACTGGAGGTTATAG
- the gatA gene encoding Asp-tRNA(Asn)/Glu-tRNA(Gln) amidotransferase subunit GatA, which produces MELLNKTLRELNDLIKRKELKPSELTQELLGRIEETEPKLNAYITVEAEKALEKAKIADKELEKLSEDEMPELFGIPLSIKDNINVEGMRMTCASKILENFISPFDATVIKRLRERGAIFVGKNNLDEFAMGSSTETSYFGVTKNPWDLERVPGGSSGGSAAAVSARSALASLGSDTGGSIRQPASFCGVVGLKPTYGRVSRYGLTAFASSLDQIGPITKTVEDAAYLMNIISGQDAKDATSARIPVPDFLENLDNDIKGLKAGLPKEYFVEGIEPEVKKKVLEAVKVLESLGVEVVEISLPNTKYAVETYYIIAPAEASSNLGRFDGVRYTYRAKDYEGLVDMYCKTRAEGFGDEVKRRIMIGTYTLSAGYYDAYYLKAQKVRTLIYQGFENAFKDVDFIVTPVSPTTAFKIGEKTDDPIKMYLSDIFTIAVNLAGLPAISLPCGFDSKNLPVGVQLIGKAFDEPTILNVANVLEKELKLNLMPPV; this is translated from the coding sequence GTGGAGCTTTTAAATAAAACCTTAAGAGAACTTAACGATTTAATAAAAAGAAAGGAGCTTAAGCCTTCTGAATTAACACAGGAACTTTTAGGCCGCATAGAAGAAACAGAACCCAAGCTAAACGCTTACATAACAGTTGAAGCAGAAAAGGCGTTAGAAAAGGCAAAGATTGCTGACAAGGAACTTGAGAAACTTTCTGAAGACGAAATGCCGGAACTTTTTGGCATCCCACTTTCTATTAAGGACAACATAAACGTAGAAGGTATGAGAATGACCTGTGCTTCAAAAATATTGGAAAACTTCATTTCACCTTTTGATGCTACCGTTATAAAGCGTTTAAGGGAAAGAGGGGCGATTTTTGTCGGTAAGAACAACCTTGATGAATTTGCCATGGGTTCATCTACCGAAACTTCTTACTTTGGCGTAACAAAAAATCCGTGGGATTTGGAAAGAGTGCCAGGCGGTTCTTCCGGCGGTTCGGCTGCTGCCGTTTCTGCAAGGTCGGCGTTGGCTTCTCTTGGTTCTGATACCGGCGGTTCTATCAGACAACCAGCATCTTTCTGCGGAGTGGTTGGACTTAAGCCGACTTACGGCAGAGTTTCCCGTTACGGCTTAACTGCATTTGCTTCGTCTTTAGACCAGATAGGACCTATAACGAAAACGGTTGAAGACGCCGCTTATCTTATGAATATTATTTCTGGTCAGGACGCTAAAGATGCTACAAGTGCTCGTATTCCGGTGCCCGATTTTTTAGAAAATCTTGATAATGACATTAAAGGATTAAAAGCCGGTTTACCAAAAGAGTACTTTGTGGAAGGTATTGAACCAGAAGTGAAGAAAAAGGTTTTAGAAGCTGTAAAGGTTTTGGAAAGTTTGGGCGTTGAAGTTGTAGAGATTTCTCTTCCTAACACTAAGTATGCTGTTGAAACTTACTACATCATTGCGCCGGCTGAAGCTTCTTCAAACTTGGGAAGGTTTGACGGCGTTAGATATACATACAGAGCGAAAGATTACGAAGGTTTGGTTGATATGTACTGCAAAACGAGGGCAGAAGGCTTTGGTGATGAAGTAAAAAGAAGGATAATGATTGGGACTTACACTTTAAGTGCCGGATATTACGATGCTTACTACTTAAAGGCACAGAAGGTTAGAACGCTCATTTATCAGGGTTTTGAGAATGCGTTTAAAGATGTTGACTTTATCGTTACTCCAGTTTCTCCAACTACTGCCTTCAAAATAGGAGAGAAAACCGACGACCCGATAAAGATGTATCTGTCCGATATTTTCACCATTGCTGTTAACCTTGCCGGATTGCCTGCAATTTCTTTACCCTGCGGTTTTGACAGTAAGAATTTGCCTGTTGGAGTTCAACTGATAGGAAAAGCCTTTGATGAGCCTACAATCTTGAACGTTGCAAACGTTTTAGAAAAAGAGCTTAAGCTTAATCTAATGCCTCCTGTTTAA
- a CDS encoding DegT/DnrJ/EryC1/StrS family aminotransferase: MQKLLLDLNVVLDYLDVSRPRHKAVSDFMNRNKGKVKFLFASYHYDTLFYLVKRLKLEQEVIDKFLKDFDVNLVSTSGRNIIDAKSFKDIEDGILVSVCRRIGDDCYIITYDEEMIRNFERAVRPEVFKVEEPKTIPMLDLKLEYLSLSEDLEESLLRAATRARYILGDEVRQLEEKIANYVGTKYAVGVSSGTDALVLSLRALAIQRKKKEFFDKEDLVITTPFTFTATGEAILRAGATPLFVDIDIDTYNIDPKQIEKAVKKYGKRVKGIIPVHLYGQPCNMDEIMRIAKENDLFVVEDCAQSLGAKWNGKQTGSFGDMGCFSFFPTKPLGGFGDGGMITTNDEKLYELLLMLRKHGGRDKYNVEYIGYNARLDTIQAAVLLEKFKHLDDFNERRREIAMNYNEQLKDIEWIKTPYEHPKAYHVYHQYTVGVMNGKRDEFQKKLKEKGIQTMIYYPVPLYKMKVFAKNGMEVIGELENVQKVEKEVVSLPIEPLLGKEEIKSILNKVLNDS; this comes from the coding sequence ATGCAAAAATTGCTTCTTGATTTAAATGTTGTTCTTGATTATCTGGATGTATCAAGGCCACGACATAAAGCGGTTAGTGACTTTATGAATAGAAATAAGGGAAAGGTTAAATTTCTTTTTGCTTCTTATCATTACGATACTTTGTTTTATCTTGTTAAGAGATTGAAGTTGGAACAAGAAGTTATTGATAAATTTTTGAAAGATTTTGATGTTAACTTAGTTTCCACTTCAGGAAGAAATATTATTGATGCCAAAAGTTTTAAAGATATTGAAGACGGCATCTTGGTTTCAGTATGCAGGAGAATAGGAGATGATTGCTATATCATAACTTATGATGAGGAGATGATAAGAAACTTTGAAAGGGCAGTAAGACCTGAAGTTTTCAAAGTAGAAGAACCTAAGACGATTCCAATGCTTGACCTGAAGCTTGAATATCTTTCACTTTCAGAGGATTTAGAAGAATCTTTACTAAGAGCAGCTACAAGAGCCAGGTATATCCTTGGAGATGAAGTAAGACAGTTAGAAGAAAAAATTGCTAATTACGTGGGAACAAAATACGCTGTTGGAGTTTCTTCCGGAACGGATGCACTTGTTCTTTCATTAAGGGCATTAGCAATTCAAAGGAAAAAGAAGGAATTTTTCGACAAAGAAGATTTGGTAATTACCACACCATTTACTTTTACTGCAACAGGAGAAGCTATTTTAAGAGCTGGAGCGACTCCTCTTTTTGTTGACATAGACATTGACACCTACAATATTGACCCTAAGCAGATAGAAAAAGCTGTAAAGAAGTACGGAAAAAGAGTAAAGGGAATAATTCCGGTCCACCTCTACGGTCAGCCGTGCAATATGGATGAGATTATGAGAATAGCTAAGGAAAATGATCTATTCGTAGTTGAAGATTGTGCGCAGAGCTTAGGAGCTAAGTGGAATGGGAAGCAGACGGGCTCTTTTGGTGATATGGGATGTTTCAGTTTCTTCCCAACGAAACCCCTGGGCGGTTTTGGTGATGGAGGGATGATAACTACTAATGATGAAAAACTTTATGAACTTCTCTTAATGCTTAGGAAGCATGGTGGAAGGGATAAATATAACGTTGAATATATTGGCTACAATGCACGTCTTGATACTATTCAGGCTGCCGTATTGCTTGAGAAATTTAAGCACCTTGATGACTTCAATGAACGCCGCAGGGAAATTGCAATGAATTATAATGAACAGTTGAAAGATATAGAGTGGATAAAAACTCCTTATGAGCATCCGAAGGCTTATCATGTTTATCATCAGTATACTGTAGGAGTTATGAATGGAAAAAGAGATGAATTCCAGAAGAAATTAAAAGAAAAAGGAATTCAAACGATGATTTATTATCCTGTTCCTTTGTATAAAATGAAAGTTTTTGCTAAGAACGGTATGGAGGTAATTGGAGAGTTAGAAAATGTGCAAAAAGTAGAGAAAGAAGTTGTGAGTTTGCCAATAGAACCCTTGTTAGGGAAAGAAGAAATAAAATCTATTTTAAATAAGGTATTGAACGATTCATAG
- a CDS encoding glycosyltransferase gives MQRLLLFTSSFPYGKGEQFLEDEIEILSEVFKVKIIPFSYGGSIVSRKLPKNVKVNKPLYIEKLQFSKLIKILIASLPEMKKINFSFRRLRLYLSALRAIGFFFSNKSILEELKTLTDSDIIYFYWGHVSAFAIPFLPNLKAKVVMRLHRGDLYEYLHDGYFPFREQQLRKVDAVIPISFDGRKFLLRKYSFIKNKIFVHRLGVKNDSFITQPSKDGIFRIVSVSSINHVKRVDLICEILKYIRSHKVLWTHFGDGPLRKKLEEKIKELPSNVVVNLKGFVRRNDIFRFYRENPVDLFINVSSSEGIPVSIMEAISYGIPVVATAVGGTPEIVSEKVGILIEKEFNPKEVAFVIQNVLDSSAFDRNVIKNYWSIYYNAEKNYKKFAEFLKNL, from the coding sequence ATGCAGAGACTTCTTTTGTTTACTTCTTCCTTTCCATACGGTAAGGGTGAACAATTTTTGGAAGATGAAATTGAAATTTTAAGTGAAGTTTTCAAGGTTAAAATAATTCCTTTTAGCTATGGAGGAAGCATTGTATCAAGAAAATTGCCTAAAAATGTAAAAGTAAATAAACCTTTATACATAGAAAAATTACAATTTTCAAAATTGATAAAGATTTTAATTGCTTCTTTACCTGAGATGAAGAAAATAAACTTTAGCTTTCGACGTTTGAGATTGTATTTATCTGCTTTAAGAGCTATTGGTTTTTTCTTTTCCAATAAATCTATTTTAGAAGAACTGAAAACTTTAACAGACTCAGATATAATCTACTTTTATTGGGGACATGTGTCAGCCTTTGCTATACCATTTCTTCCAAATCTAAAAGCTAAAGTTGTTATGAGGTTACACAGAGGTGACTTATATGAATACTTGCACGATGGTTATTTCCCGTTTAGAGAACAGCAGTTAAGAAAAGTAGATGCAGTAATTCCTATTTCATTTGATGGCAGAAAATTCCTTTTGAGAAAATATTCTTTTATCAAAAACAAGATATTTGTACATAGATTGGGAGTTAAAAATGATTCATTTATAACTCAACCAAGTAAAGACGGTATTTTTAGAATAGTTTCAGTCTCATCTATTAACCATGTGAAAAGGGTAGATTTAATATGTGAGATTCTGAAATATATAAGATCACATAAGGTTTTATGGACCCATTTTGGTGATGGTCCTTTAAGGAAAAAATTGGAAGAAAAAATAAAGGAACTACCTTCAAACGTAGTAGTTAATTTGAAGGGATTTGTCCGTAGAAATGATATTTTCCGATTTTATCGCGAGAACCCAGTAGATTTGTTCATTAACGTTAGTTCAAGTGAAGGGATTCCTGTTTCGATAATGGAAGCTATTTCATATGGAATTCCTGTGGTTGCAACAGCAGTTGGAGGAACACCGGAAATTGTTAGTGAAAAAGTCGGTATACTTATCGAAAAAGAATTCAACCCTAAGGAAGTAGCTTTTGTAATTCAAAATGTTTTAGATAGTTCTGCATTTGATAGGAATGTCATAAAAAATTACTGGAGTATTTACTATAATGCTGAGAAAAACTATAAGAAGTTCGCAGAATTTCTTAAGAACTTATAA
- a CDS encoding lipopolysaccharide biosynthesis protein → MVLARIYGVGDFGNFALFSSYTAVLSILFSLKYDSAIISMKLDEREIVAKSYIILYGLLTLILLPGIFFVRNILYHAVLAAILISVFKVAFNFFLSTKNFAILVVSKISNSLLFLVLSIFISRFASDKNFGMINSYTISYTIVLLFLILMFKNKAVGFSTEEIIRVFKILKRYKNFPVYYLPQQILNELSNQMPTFFISFFFGSYYTGIFMMTVKLLSALPSMVASSISQIFYQQFAELYHKNKQPCMFFYKVYRKLMIIAPLLILFILFIIFLIEDHFLPKSWNGILYYSILMAPMVAIRFIGSIISSVVLVLGYQKKSFYLEVFHIATRFISLVISGVIYNFSLLLIMLTLSSLLITGYRLQWYKEIVNESKKGE, encoded by the coding sequence TTGGTATTAGCTCGTATTTATGGAGTTGGAGATTTTGGCAATTTTGCATTGTTCTCAAGTTATACAGCTGTTCTATCTATTCTGTTTTCTTTGAAGTACGATTCTGCTATAATAAGTATGAAGCTCGATGAAAGAGAAATAGTTGCTAAGTCTTATATCATCCTATATGGTTTATTAACCTTGATTTTGCTTCCAGGAATTTTTTTTGTGCGGAATATTCTTTATCATGCTGTTCTTGCTGCAATTCTAATTTCTGTTTTTAAGGTCGCATTTAATTTTTTTCTTTCAACCAAAAATTTTGCGATTTTAGTTGTTTCCAAAATATCGAATAGTTTATTATTTTTAGTACTTTCCATTTTTATATCAAGATTTGCAAGCGATAAAAACTTTGGCATGATTAACTCTTATACAATTTCCTACACAATTGTGCTATTATTCCTAATTTTAATGTTTAAGAATAAAGCAGTTGGATTTTCCACAGAAGAGATTATAAGAGTTTTTAAGATACTCAAAAGGTATAAAAACTTCCCCGTATATTATTTGCCCCAGCAAATACTGAATGAGCTGTCTAATCAAATGCCAACTTTCTTTATATCTTTCTTTTTTGGTAGTTATTATACTGGAATTTTTATGATGACAGTTAAGCTTTTATCAGCATTACCTTCAATGGTAGCATCGTCTATATCTCAGATTTTCTATCAGCAATTTGCAGAATTATATCATAAAAACAAACAACCGTGTATGTTTTTCTACAAAGTTTATAGAAAGTTGATGATAATTGCTCCATTACTAATCTTATTTATTCTGTTTATTATTTTTCTTATTGAGGATCATTTTCTACCAAAGTCATGGAACGGTATTCTTTACTACTCGATATTGATGGCTCCAATGGTAGCAATACGATTTATAGGCTCTATAATTTCGTCTGTTGTTTTGGTGTTAGGATATCAGAAGAAATCTTTTTACCTAGAAGTATTTCATATTGCAACTAGATTTATTTCTTTAGTGATAAGTGGAGTTATTTATAATTTTTCTTTACTCCTGATTATGTTAACTTTATCAAGTTTGCTAATTACTGGATATAGATTGCAATGGTATAAGGAAATAGTAAATGAATCTAAAAAAGGAGAATAG
- a CDS encoding GNAT family N-acetyltransferase: MKILRNPPITPYSFWVVPPLSSKAFSIQSYYKSILKELAYFLKENFSQKILYLSFPYSVTDFQPFIWEGFKVFPRYTYLLDLNICIDDIKKQMSPERRNDIGKVLRDGLEIREIKTIEDKETALDLIAHTFKRQNKQVNLDIIKKVLFEFLKTQNGFGYITYKKKTPLATSIRIYDKKTAYYILGGYNSKEKHHGAGALSLWSCILKTKEKNLQTFDFEGSMIPNIERYFRGFGGKITPYFAIARASFVIECFLKIFKRSIF; the protein is encoded by the coding sequence TTGAAAATCCTTAGGAATCCACCTATCACACCTTATAGCTTTTGGGTAGTACCTCCACTATCTTCAAAAGCTTTTTCCATTCAATCTTATTATAAAAGTATTTTAAAAGAGCTGGCATACTTTTTAAAAGAAAATTTTTCTCAAAAAATTTTATATTTGAGTTTTCCCTATTCCGTTACTGATTTTCAACCTTTTATTTGGGAGGGATTCAAAGTTTTTCCAAGATATACTTATCTATTAGACTTAAATATTTGTATAGACGATATAAAAAAGCAAATGTCTCCAGAAAGAAGAAATGATATTGGAAAAGTTCTAAGAGATGGGTTAGAGATTCGAGAAATCAAAACGATAGAAGATAAGGAAACTGCTTTAGATTTAATAGCACACACATTCAAACGACAGAATAAGCAAGTGAATTTAGATATTATCAAAAAAGTCCTTTTTGAGTTTTTAAAGACACAGAACGGTTTTGGCTACATAACATATAAAAAGAAAACCCCTCTTGCCACTTCTATACGTATTTATGACAAAAAGACAGCTTATTATATTTTAGGAGGATACAATTCAAAAGAAAAGCATCATGGAGCAGGTGCATTAAGTTTATGGAGTTGCATATTAAAAACGAAAGAGAAAAATTTGCAAACATTTGATTTTGAAGGCTCTATGATACCTAACATTGAGAGGTATTTTAGAGGATTTGGGGGTAAGATAACGCCTTATTTTGCTATTGCAAGGGCTTCCTTTGTGATTGAGTGTTTTTTGAAAATTTTTAAAAGGAGTATTTTTTGA
- a CDS encoding glycosyltransferase family 4 protein: MYCKICHLTSVHSRYDGRIFLKELKSLKEAGFDTYLIVADGKEDEITKEGIKILDVGIPRNRKERVLKITNEIYKKALKVNADIYHFHDPELIPMGLKLKKWGKRVIYDVHEDVPRQILTKPYLNKVSKKFLSFFFEKYEDWAVKKFDFVITATPYIRDRLLKITLNVVDINNYPLLEEFPEISPWKGRKAEICYIGGIAKIRGIVELIKSLENVDTLLHLAGSFESKSVEEEVRKLSAWRKVRYYGFVDRTKVQEILKSVMVGMVTFLPCPNHVNSQPNKLFEYMAAGLPVVASNFPLWKEIVEENRCGICVNPLNPKEIAEAIKYLLTHPEEAKVMGENGRKAVLEKYNWSLEERKLIKVYKELLND; this comes from the coding sequence TTGTACTGCAAAATTTGTCATTTAACATCTGTTCATTCAAGATATGATGGGCGTATATTCTTAAAAGAACTAAAAAGTTTGAAGGAAGCAGGTTTTGATACCTATCTTATAGTAGCAGACGGGAAGGAAGATGAGATTACTAAGGAAGGTATTAAAATATTAGATGTAGGGATACCAAGAAATAGAAAAGAAAGAGTTTTGAAGATAACAAATGAAATTTACAAAAAAGCTTTAAAAGTTAATGCAGATATTTATCATTTTCACGATCCAGAGCTTATTCCTATGGGACTGAAGCTAAAGAAATGGGGTAAGAGAGTTATTTACGATGTGCATGAGGATGTGCCAAGACAAATTTTGACTAAACCTTATTTAAACAAGGTTTCTAAAAAATTCCTATCTTTTTTCTTTGAAAAATATGAAGATTGGGCGGTTAAAAAATTTGATTTTGTGATTACTGCTACGCCTTATATAAGAGACAGATTATTAAAAATAACTCTCAATGTTGTTGATATAAATAATTACCCTCTTTTAGAGGAATTTCCTGAAATATCACCTTGGAAGGGAAGGAAAGCAGAAATATGTTATATAGGAGGCATCGCCAAGATAAGAGGTATAGTGGAGCTGATAAAGTCTTTAGAAAATGTAGATACTCTCTTACATTTGGCGGGTAGTTTTGAAAGTAAGTCTGTGGAAGAAGAAGTTAGAAAATTGTCTGCTTGGAGGAAAGTAAGATATTACGGTTTTGTTGATAGAACAAAAGTTCAGGAAATTTTAAAAAGTGTTATGGTAGGTATGGTAACATTTTTACCTTGTCCTAATCATGTAAACAGTCAGCCTAATAAACTTTTTGAATATATGGCTGCGGGCTTACCGGTAGTTGCCTCTAATTTTCCTTTATGGAAAGAGATAGTTGAAGAAAATAGATGTGGAATATGCGTAAATCCTTTGAATCCAAAGGAAATTGCGGAAGCCATAAAATATTTACTAACCCATCCTGAAGAAGCTAAAGTAATGGGAGAGAATGGAAGAAAAGCAGTCTTAGAAAAATACAACTGGAGTTTGGAAGAAAGAAAGTTGATAAAAGTTTACAAGGAGCTTTTGAATGATTAA
- a CDS encoding acyltransferase: MESKNFFVHESAYIDDNVKIGKGTKIWHFSHILSNTRIGENCIIGQNCMIGPDVKVGNRCKIQNNVSIYKGVTLEDEVFCGPSCVFTNVLTPRAFIERKAEFLPTLVKKGATIGANATVVCGHTIGRYALIGAGAVVTSDVPDYALYLGVPAKHSGWVCKCGVVLTRKTSSDGELHLTCSYCRSRYMLKGKEFTVIEEKI; this comes from the coding sequence ATGGAAAGTAAAAATTTCTTCGTCCATGAGTCCGCTTACATTGATGATAATGTAAAAATAGGGAAGGGAACAAAAATCTGGCATTTTTCCCATATACTTTCTAATACACGAATTGGGGAGAATTGCATAATAGGACAAAATTGTATGATAGGTCCCGATGTTAAGGTAGGAAACCGCTGTAAGATTCAGAATAACGTTTCTATCTATAAAGGGGTTACACTGGAAGATGAAGTTTTCTGCGGTCCTTCCTGTGTTTTTACAAATGTTTTAACTCCAAGAGCTTTTATTGAGAGGAAAGCTGAATTTCTTCCAACGCTTGTGAAAAAGGGAGCAACCATAGGAGCAAATGCTACAGTTGTCTGCGGTCATACTATTGGTAGGTATGCCTTAATTGGTGCTGGAGCAGTTGTAACTTCTGATGTACCTGATTATGCTTTGTATTTAGGAGTACCGGCTAAACACAGCGGTTGGGTTTGCAAGTGCGGAGTGGTGCTTACCAGAAAAACAAGTAGTGATGGAGAATTACATCTTACCTGTTCCTACTGTAGAAGCAGATATATGTTAAAAGGTAAAGAGTTTACCGTTATAGAGGAGAAGATATAA
- a CDS encoding Gfo/Idh/MocA family oxidoreductase, which translates to MKRFALIGAAGYVAPRHMKAIKETGNLLVAAMDRCDSVGIIDTYFPDAAFFTEFERFDRHIDKLRRKGEGIDYVSICSPNYLHDAHIRFALRNDADAICEKPLVLNPWNLDALKEIEEETGRKVYNILQLRVHPAIVSLKKRVEEESKEKQEKYKIDLTYITSRGKWYFISWKGNINKSGGVATNIGIHFFDMLMWIFGEVKHYEVHYSEPLKKMAGYIELEKAEVRWFLSVDSKDLPEVAVKKGKRTYRSITVDGNEVEFSGGFTDLHTVVYQEILNGKGFGIEDARPSIELVYRLRNIKPIGFNDRVHPLAEVKLNGK; encoded by the coding sequence ATGAAAAGATTCGCTTTAATAGGAGCAGCTGGTTACGTAGCTCCGAGACATATGAAAGCTATTAAAGAGACAGGGAACCTTTTAGTTGCTGCTATGGATAGATGTGACAGCGTAGGAATTATTGACACCTATTTTCCTGATGCAGCTTTCTTTACAGAATTTGAGCGTTTTGATAGGCATATAGATAAATTGAGAAGAAAAGGAGAAGGAATAGATTACGTTTCTATATGCTCTCCTAATTACCTTCACGATGCGCATATAAGGTTTGCCCTAAGGAATGATGCGGATGCGATTTGTGAAAAGCCCCTTGTCTTAAACCCATGGAATCTGGATGCCCTTAAAGAGATAGAGGAAGAAACTGGGAGGAAAGTTTATAACATCCTTCAGTTAAGAGTTCATCCAGCAATAGTTTCTCTTAAAAAACGAGTGGAAGAAGAATCTAAAGAGAAACAAGAGAAGTACAAGATTGATCTAACCTACATAACGTCCCGAGGCAAATGGTATTTTATTTCTTGGAAAGGAAACATTAACAAGTCTGGAGGAGTTGCAACCAATATTGGTATTCACTTTTTCGACATGCTTATGTGGATATTTGGAGAAGTGAAACATTATGAAGTTCATTATTCCGAACCTTTAAAAAAAATGGCTGGATATATAGAACTTGAAAAGGCAGAAGTCAGGTGGTTTCTATCTGTTGACTCTAAGGATTTACCTGAAGTAGCTGTAAAAAAAGGAAAAAGAACTTATAGATCCATTACCGTTGATGGTAATGAAGTTGAATTTTCGGGAGGATTTACCGACCTTCATACTGTAGTATATCAGGAGATTCTTAATGGTAAAGGATTCGGTATAGAAGATGCCAGACCTTCCATAGAGCTCGTTTATAGACTCAGAAACATTAAACCTATCGGTTTCAACGATAGAGTTCATCCCTTGGCAGAGGTGAAGTTAAATGGAAAGTAA